One Rhododendron vialii isolate Sample 1 chromosome 2a, ASM3025357v1 genomic region harbors:
- the LOC131318105 gene encoding vicilin-like seed storage protein At2g18540 isoform X1 produces the protein MAGVSLQCGDCGTLLRSVEEAQEHAELTKHSNFSESTEAVLNLVCSSCGKPCRSKTESELHTKRTGHTEFTDKTLEAVKPISLEVAKGDADMEEADGASSSNQPEEMVVPEVDQKLLEELEGMGFPKAKATRALHFSGNVSLEDAVNWAVEHEDDADIEEMPKVPVNRKTEAPSLSPEEVKIKAQELRERARKKKEEEDKRMEREREKERIRVSKELLEAKRIEEENERKRLLAFRKAEKEEERRAREKIRQKLEEDKAERRRKLGLPPVDPDSAKPSTPVVEEKKSSLPVRPATKADHMRDCLRSLKQNHKDDEAKVKTAFNTLLTYVKNAAVNPNEEKFRKIRLTNATFQARVGALKGGVEFLELCGFEKVEGGEFLFLPRDKVDMAVLSSAGTELNSAINNPFFGVL, from the exons ATGGCGGGGGTATCACTCCAGTGCGGGGACTGCGGGACCCTTCTGAGATCGGTGGAGGAAGCCCAAGAGCACGCCGAGCTCACCAAGCACTCCAACTTCTCCGAGTCCACCGAGGCCGTCCTCAACCTCGTCTGCTCCTCCTGCGGCAAGCCCTGCCGCTCCAAAACC GAGAGTGAATTGCACACAAAGAGAACTGGGCACACTGAGTTTACAGACAAGACTTTGGAGGCAGTGAAGCCAATAAGCTTGGAGGTTGCGAAGGGGGATGCGGATATGGAGGAGGCTGATGGTGCAAGTAGTAGTAATCAACCTGAAG AGATGGTTGTTCCTGAAGTTGACCAGAAGCTGCTTGAGGAACTTGAAGGAATGGGATTTCCCAAAGCAAAGGCGACCAGGGCACTTCATTTCTCTG gtAACGTTAGTCTTGAGGATGCTGTGAATTGGGCGGTTGAACATGAAGATGACGCAGATATAGAGGAGATGCCAAAG gTGCCGGTCAACAGAAAAACCGAGGCTCCTTCTCTTTCTCCTGAAGAAGTGAAGATCAAAGCCCAAGAATTAAG GGAGAGGGCTCgcaagaagaaagaagaggaggatAAGCgaatggaaagagagagagagaag GAGAGGATTCGGGTGAGTAAGGAACTTCTTGAAGCCAAGCGAattgaggaagaaaatgaaagaaaacg ATTGTTGGCCTTCCGGAAAGctgaaaaagaggaagaaagaagagCCAGGGAAAAAATTCGACAAAAACTGGAAGAAGATAAG GCTGAACGAAGGCGGAAGCTTGGATTGCCGCCAGTAGACCCTGATTCTGCAAAACCTTCCACACCTGTTGTGGAGGAAAAGaag AGCTCATTGCCAGTCAGGCCTGCTACAAAGGCAGACCACATGAGAGACTGTCTAAGATCACTCAAGCAGAACCATAAG GATGATGAGGCTAAAGTGAAGACGGCATTTAATACTCTCCTAACTTATGTGAAGAATGCTGCGGTGAATCCCAATGAAGAGAAATTCAGGAAAATTAGACTCACTAATGCTACATTTCAG GCTAGAGTTGGTGCACTAAAAGGCGGAGTCGAGTTTCTTGAGCTATGCGGATTCGAAAAAGTTGAAGGAGGGGAGTTCTTGTTTCTACCCCGAGACAAAGTCGATATGGCAGTTCTGAGCTCAGCTGGCACCGAGTTGAATAGTGCGATAAATAACCCTTTCTTCGGAGTTCTGTAA
- the LOC131318105 gene encoding vicilin-like seed storage protein At2g18540 isoform X2 translates to MAGVSLQCGDCGTLLRSVEEAQEHAELTKHSNFSESTEAVLNLVCSSCGKPCRSKTESELHTKRTGHTEFTDKTLEAVKPISLEVAKGDADMEEADGASSSNQPEGNVSLEDAVNWAVEHEDDADIEEMPKVPVNRKTEAPSLSPEEVKIKAQELRERARKKKEEEDKRMEREREKERIRVSKELLEAKRIEEENERKRLLAFRKAEKEEERRAREKIRQKLEEDKAERRRKLGLPPVDPDSAKPSTPVVEEKKSSLPVRPATKADHMRDCLRSLKQNHKDDEAKVKTAFNTLLTYVKNAAVNPNEEKFRKIRLTNATFQARVGALKGGVEFLELCGFEKVEGGEFLFLPRDKVDMAVLSSAGTELNSAINNPFFGVL, encoded by the exons ATGGCGGGGGTATCACTCCAGTGCGGGGACTGCGGGACCCTTCTGAGATCGGTGGAGGAAGCCCAAGAGCACGCCGAGCTCACCAAGCACTCCAACTTCTCCGAGTCCACCGAGGCCGTCCTCAACCTCGTCTGCTCCTCCTGCGGCAAGCCCTGCCGCTCCAAAACC GAGAGTGAATTGCACACAAAGAGAACTGGGCACACTGAGTTTACAGACAAGACTTTGGAGGCAGTGAAGCCAATAAGCTTGGAGGTTGCGAAGGGGGATGCGGATATGGAGGAGGCTGATGGTGCAAGTAGTAGTAATCAACCTGAAG gtAACGTTAGTCTTGAGGATGCTGTGAATTGGGCGGTTGAACATGAAGATGACGCAGATATAGAGGAGATGCCAAAG gTGCCGGTCAACAGAAAAACCGAGGCTCCTTCTCTTTCTCCTGAAGAAGTGAAGATCAAAGCCCAAGAATTAAG GGAGAGGGCTCgcaagaagaaagaagaggaggatAAGCgaatggaaagagagagagagaag GAGAGGATTCGGGTGAGTAAGGAACTTCTTGAAGCCAAGCGAattgaggaagaaaatgaaagaaaacg ATTGTTGGCCTTCCGGAAAGctgaaaaagaggaagaaagaagagCCAGGGAAAAAATTCGACAAAAACTGGAAGAAGATAAG GCTGAACGAAGGCGGAAGCTTGGATTGCCGCCAGTAGACCCTGATTCTGCAAAACCTTCCACACCTGTTGTGGAGGAAAAGaag AGCTCATTGCCAGTCAGGCCTGCTACAAAGGCAGACCACATGAGAGACTGTCTAAGATCACTCAAGCAGAACCATAAG GATGATGAGGCTAAAGTGAAGACGGCATTTAATACTCTCCTAACTTATGTGAAGAATGCTGCGGTGAATCCCAATGAAGAGAAATTCAGGAAAATTAGACTCACTAATGCTACATTTCAG GCTAGAGTTGGTGCACTAAAAGGCGGAGTCGAGTTTCTTGAGCTATGCGGATTCGAAAAAGTTGAAGGAGGGGAGTTCTTGTTTCTACCCCGAGACAAAGTCGATATGGCAGTTCTGAGCTCAGCTGGCACCGAGTTGAATAGTGCGATAAATAACCCTTTCTTCGGAGTTCTGTAA